Proteins co-encoded in one Vibrio fortis genomic window:
- a CDS encoding DUF3334 family protein — protein sequence MRKNKTVTTEDILLKLCQSVSSVLTSATASSVQYSAMVQKISKTSLKPDFGCFVLFDGGFSGLVVINFTSKAALEIYTNYMRNMGMPEDELAVLHTSDEVGDVLGELMNQLVGDFTNKVRKELQTNITQNQPKMLALNKQVNLSVDTNLDRPQARRVTFSTEKNNIFYLELAMDKTEFIQLEEFEISEDECPDSILEATQKKMNDEKSDNKPSDNDAAADLLDELGI from the coding sequence ATGAGAAAAAATAAAACAGTCACAACGGAAGACATTCTTCTAAAACTATGCCAATCGGTATCTAGTGTACTGACTTCTGCGACAGCTTCTTCTGTTCAATACTCAGCGATGGTCCAAAAGATCAGTAAGACCAGCCTTAAGCCAGATTTTGGTTGTTTTGTTCTATTCGACGGCGGTTTTTCTGGTCTAGTTGTTATCAACTTCACTTCAAAAGCGGCTCTAGAGATCTACACCAACTACATGCGCAACATGGGCATGCCAGAAGATGAGCTTGCTGTACTGCACACCTCTGATGAAGTGGGCGATGTTTTGGGTGAACTAATGAACCAACTGGTTGGCGACTTTACTAATAAGGTACGCAAAGAGCTGCAAACCAACATTACTCAGAACCAACCTAAAATGCTGGCGCTGAACAAACAAGTAAACCTGTCTGTCGACACCAACCTAGACCGCCCACAAGCGCGCCGTGTTACCTTCTCTACTGAAAAGAACAACATCTTCTACCTAGAGCTGGCAATGGACAAAACTGAGTTTATTCAGCTTGAGGAATTTGAAATTTCTGAAGACGAATGCCCAGACAGCATTTTAGAGGCAACTCAAAAGAAAATGAACGATGAAAAATCAGACAACAAACCGTCTGACAACGACGCAGCAGCAGACCTACTTGACGAGCTAGGCATCTAA
- a CDS encoding SulA-like leucine-rich domain-containing protein, with translation MIPAHVKAQHSSPLVQCAFSAASHLPQSSNQSRHQADLLARMALLSNQEQWLLFTAQTPRPSAKELSQFNICCERIIHMKPSRQMSEMETVEKAIRSRNASAIVASNQIDAFGQQYLRELAIQYQCEVFFVESSTTHHIH, from the coding sequence ATGATTCCAGCTCACGTAAAAGCACAACACTCTAGCCCGCTAGTTCAATGCGCATTTTCTGCGGCATCGCATCTGCCGCAAAGCTCTAATCAATCTCGCCATCAAGCCGACTTGCTAGCGCGTATGGCTTTGCTGTCCAATCAAGAGCAATGGTTGCTATTCACAGCACAAACCCCTCGCCCTTCGGCAAAAGAACTCTCTCAGTTCAATATTTGTTGCGAACGCATCATTCATATGAAGCCTTCTCGTCAAATGAGCGAAATGGAGACAGTAGAGAAAGCGATACGCTCTCGAAACGCCAGTGCAATTGTCGCGAGTAACCAGATCGATGCATTTGGTCAACAGTACTTACGTGAGCTCGCTATTCAATATCAATGTGAAGTCTTCTTTGTTGAGTCCAGCACTACTCATCACATTCACTAA
- a CDS encoding OmpA family protein: MKKITLALALTIALTGCQATQRQNATTGETETNSATQGALIGAIAGAVAGAATGDDSKDRRKRALIGAAGGAAVGGGIGYYFDQQEAALRQELLNSGVQVERVGENQLLLRLENGIGFESGSYALESSIHNTLRGVARILVEYPDTSLVIDGHTDSTGSESTNQILSERRAESVRAFLISQDVAAGRAIARGNGERYPICDNGTSQGRACNRRVEIQILPLK; the protein is encoded by the coding sequence TTGAAAAAAATCACATTAGCACTTGCGCTGACTATCGCTCTAACTGGCTGTCAGGCGACTCAGCGTCAAAACGCAACAACAGGTGAAACTGAAACAAACTCTGCGACACAAGGTGCACTTATTGGTGCTATAGCTGGTGCCGTAGCGGGCGCTGCAACGGGTGATGACTCTAAAGATCGTCGTAAGCGTGCACTGATTGGTGCAGCAGGTGGCGCGGCTGTCGGTGGTGGTATTGGCTACTACTTCGACCAGCAAGAAGCAGCTTTACGTCAAGAACTACTGAATTCAGGTGTTCAAGTAGAGCGTGTTGGCGAAAACCAACTACTACTTCGCCTAGAAAACGGCATCGGTTTTGAATCTGGCTCTTACGCTCTTGAGTCAAGTATTCACAATACATTGCGTGGCGTGGCGCGTATCCTGGTTGAATACCCTGACACAAGCCTAGTGATCGATGGCCACACTGATAGCACAGGTAGCGAGTCTACTAACCAAATCCTATCTGAGCGTCGTGCTGAATCTGTACGTGCATTCTTGATCTCTCAAGATGTTGCTGCAGGCCGTGCTATTGCTCGTGGTAACGGTGAACGCTACCCAATCTGTGACAACGGTACATCTCAAGGTCGAGCATGTAACCGCCGCGTAGAGATTCAAATTCTACCGCTGAAATAA
- a CDS encoding phosphoribosylaminoimidazolesuccinocarboxamide synthase, with protein sequence MSLADQVLAVNDDLPIRTDKPVHSGKVRSVYWLTEEDSQRLIKEKGYDVAPDAPLAIMVISDRISAFDCIWHGEGGLKGVPGKGAALNAISNHWFKLFKDNGLADSHILDIPHPFVWIVQKARPVMIEAICRQYITGSMWRAYANGEREFCGIEMPEGLEKDKKLPELLITPSTKGILKGIPGVPEADDVNITRQNIEQNFAAFNFTKESDIAHYEKLLKEGFGVISEALNKVDQTFVDTKFEFGYVNDAQGNEKLIYMDEVGTPDSSRIWDTEEYNKGNIVENSKEGFRQFLLNHFPDADILLNKERMPEREALARDNELPLDALMSLSRTYLDIAEKITGSKIELSDNPKQEIVDILRAEYNLID encoded by the coding sequence ATGAGCCTCGCTGATCAAGTTCTAGCCGTAAATGATGATCTACCCATCCGTACTGATAAACCTGTCCACAGTGGCAAAGTTCGCTCAGTTTACTGGTTAACCGAAGAAGATAGTCAAAGACTAATTAAAGAGAAAGGCTACGATGTCGCACCTGATGCGCCGTTAGCAATCATGGTTATTAGTGACCGTATCTCTGCGTTTGACTGTATTTGGCATGGCGAAGGCGGCTTAAAAGGTGTTCCTGGTAAAGGCGCTGCACTCAACGCTATCTCTAACCACTGGTTTAAGCTGTTTAAAGATAACGGTCTGGCTGACAGTCACATTCTAGATATCCCTCACCCATTCGTTTGGATTGTACAAAAAGCACGTCCTGTGATGATTGAAGCGATTTGTCGCCAATACATTACTGGTTCAATGTGGCGTGCATACGCAAATGGTGAACGCGAGTTCTGTGGCATCGAAATGCCAGAAGGACTAGAGAAAGATAAGAAGCTTCCAGAGCTACTGATCACACCGTCGACTAAGGGTATTCTTAAGGGCATTCCTGGCGTACCAGAAGCTGATGATGTCAATATCACTCGTCAGAATATCGAGCAGAACTTCGCAGCATTTAACTTCACAAAAGAGAGCGATATTGCTCACTACGAAAAGCTACTAAAAGAAGGCTTTGGCGTGATTAGTGAAGCATTGAACAAGGTTGATCAAACCTTCGTTGATACCAAGTTTGAGTTTGGTTACGTCAACGATGCTCAAGGCAATGAAAAACTCATCTACATGGATGAAGTTGGCACGCCAGATTCATCACGTATTTGGGATACCGAAGAGTACAACAAAGGCAACATCGTCGAGAACTCTAAAGAAGGCTTCCGCCAGTTCTTGCTGAACCACTTCCCAGATGCTGACATTCTACTTAACAAAGAGCGCATGCCTGAACGTGAAGCGTTGGCTCGTGATAACGAACTGCCGCTTGATGCGCTAATGTCACTGTCTCGTACCTACCTTGATATTGCTGAAAAGATTACAGGTAGCAAAATTGAGTTGAGCGATAATCCTAAGCAAGAGATCGTTGACATCTTACGTGCTGAGTACAACCTAATCGACTAA
- the ydiJ gene encoding D-2-hydroxyglutarate dehydrogenase YdiJ, with the protein MLPRLQLNADVDPVVVRFLEELKAAGFTGDIESHYSSRLAVATDNSVYQQLPQAVVLPKTTHDVSLVGKISAKSTYERVTFSPRGGGTGTNGQSLTKGVVVDLSRYMNRVIEINEKEGWVRVQAGIVKDQLNDAVRPYGYFFSPDLSTSNRATLGGMINTDASGQGSLKYGKTSDHVLSLQAVFADGSILESDLSNGLPNVGEFAHEALEVTESVCREKRQQILEKFPPLNRFLTGYDLKNALNEENDRFDITRVLCGAEGSLAFITEAKLNLTPIPKARTLVNVKYNSFDSALRNAPFMVEANALSVETVDSRVLNLAKQDIVWHTVSDLLTDVPNKEMLGINMVEFAGQDEAEVEAQVSALTERLSQMLEAEEAGIIGFQVCSDLASIGRIYNMRKKAVGLLGAAKGRAKPVAFAEDTCVPPENLADFIAEFRELLDAKSLNYGMFGHVDAGVLHVRPALDLCDPLQEALMHEVSDEVVKLVAKYGGLMWGEHGKGFRSEYGPDFFGQELFTELRRVKAAFDPHNKMNPGKICTPLDSDAELVKVTDTKRGYYDRQIDVQVRDSFKQAMECNGNGLCFNYDTSSPMCPSMKVTADRRHSPKGRAGLVREWLRQLTEQGVDILDLEQQALNDSTPVKTMIERVRNSLNKRHEYDFSHEVHEAMNGCLACKACASQCPIKVDVPSFRSRFLNIYYSRYQRPAKDYLVANIETMLPLMAKAPKVVNAALSQKWVQSATAKTVGYVDAPLMSVPTLDKRLAEKQLKAFDLQYLEGLSNEQKQQHVLIVQDPFTSYYDAEVVEDFVSLLIKLGKTPVVLPFKPNGKAQHIKGFLSKFAKNAKSTADFLSLIADIGIPLVGVDPALVLCYRDEYLEVLGDKRGDFDVLTVHEWMLPRLEEFTARESNQEMWYLFSHCTEKTKMPNAEKEWGAIFAHFGAGLTTVPVGCCGMAGTFGHEVDKLQMSKDIYGLSWKPQIQDLPKDRCLATGYSCRSQVKRFEGEKLAHPLQALEKLI; encoded by the coding sequence ATGTTACCAAGACTTCAACTCAATGCTGATGTCGATCCAGTTGTTGTTCGCTTTTTAGAAGAGTTAAAAGCGGCCGGTTTTACTGGTGACATCGAATCTCATTATTCAAGCCGTTTAGCCGTCGCGACCGATAACAGTGTTTATCAACAGCTGCCACAGGCGGTGGTACTCCCTAAAACCACTCACGATGTTTCATTAGTCGGAAAAATCAGCGCGAAATCCACGTATGAAAGGGTAACCTTTTCCCCTCGTGGTGGTGGCACTGGGACGAATGGTCAATCTTTGACGAAAGGTGTGGTTGTTGACCTCTCTCGTTACATGAATCGAGTTATTGAGATAAATGAGAAGGAGGGTTGGGTTCGTGTTCAAGCCGGTATCGTTAAAGATCAGCTAAACGATGCAGTTCGCCCTTATGGCTATTTCTTCTCTCCAGACCTTTCAACCAGTAATCGCGCCACCCTAGGCGGCATGATTAATACAGATGCTTCAGGCCAAGGTTCATTGAAATACGGCAAAACTTCCGACCACGTATTGTCACTGCAAGCGGTGTTTGCCGACGGTTCTATTCTGGAATCTGATCTTTCAAATGGGTTACCTAACGTTGGCGAGTTCGCACATGAAGCGTTAGAGGTAACGGAATCTGTTTGTCGTGAAAAGCGCCAACAAATCCTAGAAAAATTCCCACCATTGAACCGTTTTCTTACTGGTTACGACCTAAAGAACGCGTTGAATGAAGAAAACGATCGTTTTGATATCACTCGCGTGCTGTGTGGTGCTGAAGGGTCATTGGCTTTTATTACGGAAGCTAAGCTAAATCTGACTCCTATTCCAAAAGCACGAACGTTGGTCAACGTGAAGTACAATTCGTTTGACTCTGCATTGCGTAATGCTCCGTTTATGGTGGAAGCGAACGCTCTATCTGTCGAAACCGTGGACTCACGTGTATTGAATCTCGCTAAGCAAGATATTGTTTGGCACACAGTAAGTGACTTGCTGACCGATGTGCCGAACAAAGAGATGCTCGGCATTAATATGGTTGAGTTTGCTGGTCAAGATGAAGCTGAAGTAGAAGCGCAAGTCAGCGCCTTAACTGAGCGCTTGAGTCAAATGCTTGAAGCGGAAGAAGCGGGCATCATCGGATTCCAGGTGTGTAGCGATTTAGCGAGCATCGGTCGTATCTATAATATGCGTAAAAAAGCCGTAGGCCTGCTTGGCGCAGCAAAAGGGCGCGCTAAGCCAGTCGCGTTCGCTGAAGATACTTGTGTTCCGCCTGAAAACTTGGCTGACTTTATTGCTGAGTTCCGCGAACTGCTTGATGCTAAATCTCTCAACTATGGCATGTTTGGTCACGTTGATGCGGGTGTTTTACACGTGCGTCCAGCGCTGGATCTTTGCGATCCACTACAAGAAGCTTTAATGCACGAAGTCTCTGACGAGGTTGTTAAGCTGGTTGCCAAATATGGCGGCCTGATGTGGGGTGAGCACGGCAAGGGCTTCCGCTCTGAGTACGGACCTGATTTCTTTGGTCAGGAGCTGTTCACTGAGCTTCGTCGAGTTAAGGCGGCATTTGACCCACATAACAAGATGAACCCAGGTAAGATCTGTACACCGCTGGATAGTGACGCAGAACTGGTTAAAGTTACCGACACTAAGCGCGGTTACTACGACCGTCAGATTGACGTACAAGTCCGTGATAGCTTCAAGCAAGCGATGGAATGTAATGGTAACGGCTTATGCTTTAACTACGACACAAGCTCACCAATGTGTCCATCGATGAAGGTGACGGCGGACCGTCGACATTCTCCGAAGGGTCGAGCGGGCTTAGTGCGTGAGTGGTTACGCCAGTTAACTGAACAAGGTGTCGATATTCTAGATTTGGAGCAGCAAGCTCTTAACGATTCAACACCAGTGAAAACGATGATTGAGCGTGTTCGTAACTCTCTGAACAAGCGTCACGAATACGACTTCTCTCATGAAGTGCACGAAGCGATGAATGGCTGTCTTGCCTGTAAAGCGTGTGCGAGCCAGTGCCCGATTAAAGTTGACGTTCCGAGCTTCCGTTCTCGTTTCTTAAACATTTACTACTCTCGTTACCAACGCCCAGCCAAAGACTACTTGGTGGCAAACATTGAAACTATGTTACCGTTAATGGCCAAAGCGCCAAAAGTTGTCAATGCAGCTCTGTCTCAAAAGTGGGTGCAAAGCGCGACAGCCAAGACCGTGGGTTATGTTGATGCGCCTCTGATGTCAGTGCCTACACTCGATAAGCGACTGGCTGAGAAGCAGCTCAAGGCGTTTGACTTGCAGTATTTGGAAGGTTTGTCGAATGAGCAAAAACAACAGCACGTTCTGATTGTTCAAGACCCATTTACCAGTTACTACGATGCAGAAGTCGTTGAAGACTTTGTTTCGTTACTTATCAAGCTTGGGAAAACACCAGTCGTGCTACCATTCAAACCGAATGGTAAGGCTCAGCACATTAAGGGCTTCCTAAGTAAGTTTGCCAAGAACGCTAAATCTACCGCTGATTTCCTATCACTTATCGCTGATATCGGTATTCCGCTGGTGGGTGTCGATCCTGCTTTGGTTCTCTGTTACCGCGATGAGTACTTAGAAGTGTTAGGTGATAAGCGTGGTGATTTTGATGTACTCACGGTACATGAGTGGATGTTGCCACGTCTTGAGGAGTTTACTGCTCGCGAATCTAACCAAGAGATGTGGTATCTGTTCTCTCACTGTACTGAAAAGACCAAAATGCCAA
- a CDS encoding DUF2786 domain-containing protein, whose amino-acid sequence MDKKRALKKIAKCLELGNSANVNEAANAIKMAHNLMLKYGLEKDDIEFIKMGKTQSTHLLPANISSTLLRVIRGINTKFGVEAVLLNHKGLKRAEFIGEADRAIFAAFAFDIIYREMNEHTGQFRNSFAGSGTSSTEVTRRVNSFVSGWVEGALEKLPTITPDDESNNKINNYIDKEFKNIDRETFKQQLKEAMKNLTADYEVGLKKGRKLSVNRPVAGAQAAKRITKS is encoded by the coding sequence ATGGATAAGAAAAGAGCCCTCAAAAAAATTGCCAAGTGCCTAGAACTTGGAAACTCAGCCAACGTTAACGAAGCCGCTAACGCGATCAAAATGGCGCATAACTTGATGCTCAAATACGGCCTCGAGAAGGACGATATTGAATTCATCAAGATGGGGAAAACTCAATCAACACATCTGCTTCCGGCTAACATTAGCTCGACTCTTTTGCGTGTCATCCGTGGTATCAATACTAAATTTGGAGTAGAAGCCGTTCTACTTAACCACAAAGGCCTTAAACGCGCTGAATTCATCGGTGAAGCGGATCGTGCAATTTTCGCCGCTTTCGCCTTCGACATCATCTATCGTGAAATGAACGAGCATACTGGCCAATTCCGTAACAGCTTCGCAGGTTCTGGAACCAGTTCGACGGAAGTCACGCGCAGAGTAAACTCATTTGTTTCTGGCTGGGTTGAGGGTGCGCTTGAAAAACTACCTACGATCACACCCGATGACGAGTCAAATAACAAAATTAACAACTATATTGATAAAGAGTTTAAAAACATCGACCGCGAAACTTTTAAGCAGCAACTGAAAGAAGCAATGAAGAATCTCACTGCTGATTATGAAGTAGGCTTAAAGAAAGGTCGTAAGCTGTCTGTAAACCGCCCTGTAGCGGGTGCTCAGGCAGCAAAACGGATTACCAAATCCTAA